DNA sequence from the Arthrobacter jinronghuae genome:
ACCGCACCTCCCATCCACAGGACCTGCCGGGCGCCGATCCGCTGGCTGACGCGGCGGCCGTTGCCACCGCACGGGACTCGGACCGGGAAGCGGACCCGCACCACACGGCGGAGGTCGCGGCGGAATTGGAGTCACTGCGGCGGGCCCTCTCCCTGCTTCCTGCGGATCAGCGGGCCTGCTGGCTCCTGCGCGAGGTCCACGGGCAAAGCTATGCGGAGATCGGCGCTGCGCTGCGCATCAGCCCGCAGGCCGTGCGCGGACGGTTGTCCCGGGCCCGCGAACACCTGTCAGCAGCCATGACGCAGTGGAGGTAGTCCCTTGTAATTCCACGTGTCAGACAATAATATCCACGATACGGAAGAAGTAACCGGCATCACTTTACTGCTGTCCACCGGCATTGCCACAGGGAGAATCCATTATGGCCATTGAAGTAACCGACTCCTCGCCCGCCGAAGGATCGGAACACATCCTGACCCCCGAAGCGCTGGAATTCATCGAGGAACTCCACCGCCGCTTCCGCAGCACCCGCGACGAGCGCCTTGCCGCCCGCTCCGTCCGCCGCCAGGAAGCCGCCACCACCGGCCGGCTGGACTTCCTGCCCGAGACCGCCGACATCCGCAGCGGGGATTGGAAGGTGGCCGAGGCACCCGCCGCGCTGCAGGACCGCCGGGTGGAAATGACCGGCCCGGCGTCCCCCGCCAAGATGGCCATCAACGCCCTGAACTCCGGTGCCAAAGTCTGGCTGGCCGACCTTGAAGATGCCTGCACCCCCACCTGGCACAACGTGGTGGATTCGCAGGTGAACCTCTACCGTGCTGCGCGCAACGACCTCTCCTTCACCTCACCCGAGGGCAAGGAGTACGCGCTGCGCACTGATGCGCCACTCGCCGTCGTCGTAATGCGCCCGCGCGGATGGCACCTGCCCGAAAAGCACGTGCTGATCGACGGCGAACCCGCCGTTGGCGCGCTGGTGGACTTCGGTCTGCACTTCTTCGCCAACGCCCGGCAACTGCTGGACAACGGGCAGGGCCCCTACTATTACCTGCCCAAGATGGAAAGCCATCTGGAGGCCCGTCTCTGGAACGATGTCTTCGCGTTCTCCGAGGAGTATGTTGGCGTGCCGCAGGGCACCGTGCGCGCCACCGTCCTGATCGAAACCATTCCGGCAGCCTTCGAAATGGACGAGATCCTCTACGAACTGCGAGACCACGCCTCCGGGCTGAACGCCGGACGCTGGGATTACCTTTTCAGCATGATCAAGGTCTTCCGCGATGCCGGAAAGGCGTATCTGCTGCCGGACCGCGCCGATGTTTCCATGACGGCACCCTTTATGCGTGCCTACACCGAACTGCTCGTGAAGACCTGCCACCGCCGCGGCGCCTTCGCGATGGGCGGTATGGCCGCCTTCATTCCCAACCGCCGCGAACCGGAAATCACCGCGAGCGCGCTGGAGAAAGTGAAGGCGGACAAAACCCGTGAGGCCGGTGACGGCTTTGACGGTTCCTGGGTGGCCCATCCGGATCTGGTACCCGTGTGCCGCGACGTCTTCGACGAGGTCCTGGGCGAGAAGCCGAACCAGGTGGACCGCCAGCGCGAGGATGTGTCCGTGACGGCCACCGATCTGCTCGATGTCAGCACGGCCGAAGGCTCCATCACGGAGGCAGGGCTGCGGTCCAACCTCTATGTGGCCATCAACTACGTTGCCATCTGGCTCTCCGGCAACGGTGCCGTCGCCATCCGGAACCTGATGGAGGACGCGGCCACCGCGGAGATTTCCCGCTCCCAGGTCTGGCAGCAGGTGCGCAACAGCGTGGTGCTCGAGGATACCGGCGAGACCGTCACCGAGGAACTGGTCAGCCGGCTCCTGGCCGAAGAAACGGAGCGGCTGCGCGGGGAAGTGTCGGATGAGATGTTCACCGGTTACTTCGAGCCGGCCAGCCGGATCATCGGGGAGATCAGCCTGTCTCCGGACTACACGGACTTCCTGACCCTGCCGGCGTACGAGTTGATCGACTAGTCCTCCGGCACGCGGGCCTTGCCGGAGGACGGCAGGGCCCGCAGATAGCCGCTCCCCCAGCGGGTGATTGCGTTGTACGC
Encoded proteins:
- a CDS encoding RNA polymerase sigma factor — its product is MSSPRAGSGNGPADEAALVALARGGDLPAFEYLVAIYQRRLFRLAYRMLRDRGDAEDVVQDTLTAGWRMLPTLTREEAFGGWVYRTATNRCLDVLRHRTSHPQDLPGADPLADAAAVATARDSDREADPHHTAEVAAELESLRRALSLLPADQRACWLLREVHGQSYAEIGAALRISPQAVRGRLSRAREHLSAAMTQWR
- the aceB gene encoding malate synthase A, which gives rise to MAIEVTDSSPAEGSEHILTPEALEFIEELHRRFRSTRDERLAARSVRRQEAATTGRLDFLPETADIRSGDWKVAEAPAALQDRRVEMTGPASPAKMAINALNSGAKVWLADLEDACTPTWHNVVDSQVNLYRAARNDLSFTSPEGKEYALRTDAPLAVVVMRPRGWHLPEKHVLIDGEPAVGALVDFGLHFFANARQLLDNGQGPYYYLPKMESHLEARLWNDVFAFSEEYVGVPQGTVRATVLIETIPAAFEMDEILYELRDHASGLNAGRWDYLFSMIKVFRDAGKAYLLPDRADVSMTAPFMRAYTELLVKTCHRRGAFAMGGMAAFIPNRREPEITASALEKVKADKTREAGDGFDGSWVAHPDLVPVCRDVFDEVLGEKPNQVDRQREDVSVTATDLLDVSTAEGSITEAGLRSNLYVAINYVAIWLSGNGAVAIRNLMEDAATAEISRSQVWQQVRNSVVLEDTGETVTEELVSRLLAEETERLRGEVSDEMFTGYFEPASRIIGEISLSPDYTDFLTLPAYELID